Genomic segment of Posidoniimonas corsicana:
ACTAGAGACGCGTAAGAGCACGAGGAGTCTTCTGTCGAACCTCGACAGCCGGTTATGCCGCGACGGCGCTTCCCCGGGACCAAAAAGGGCCGTGCAAAGCGACTCCGCCAGTTAGAAGCTCCTGGCGGCGCGGTCGAGACAGCGAACCGAGTTCCCCGAAAGGGTTTTCCAGGCAACGGGCGGGTGGCGATCCCGCATGACGGCAACGCCCTGGGCAATTGTGAGAGTCGAATTAACTCGGGTAAGCGACGCGGCGTTCGATCACAAGACGTCGATACTTCGGCCAACGAAAAGCGACCAAGACTCCCGCGACAGACACCTTCCTAGCGAGAACGCCCATCGCGTGCAGCGAAACGGTTATTTCTCACAGGGGGAGGCCGTCGTGCGCTCTGGGATCGGCCGAGGCGGGCGACGAGTAGCGGAGAGACGTTTCGTTTCCGAAACGCGGCGGCCAGCGGTGCCGAGCCGGCCGAGGAAGTGGCCGCGGCGGCCACCTGAGACCGGAGACGTGGGAACGGTTCCCACGTCGCCAGAGCAGTGGATCGGAGGCGTCGGATCCACCTGAGGCCGGAGACGTGGAATCGGATTCCACGTCTCCGGGCGAGCAGAGACGTGGGCGCAGCGCCCACGTCGCTAGGCCAGCGGCGAGGAATGGCCACCGTGGCCAGCGCGCCGGCGGCGGCGGGCGGGTGAAGTGGCCACCGTGGCCACCCGAGGGGGGGGCGGGCGGATTCTCTCATATTGAGAAACGCTAGACCGTTTCCCCCACCGTGTAGATTTTCCGTCACTAAATGGGGCGAGGGGGTTTCCGCATGGCGGGGGTTAAAGGTCGATCAGGTCCGCGGGCTAAGCCGTCCGCGGTTCACGAGATGCAAGGGACGGCGAGGAAGGACCGCCACGGGGGCGGCGTGAAGGCGCCGCGGACCGTGGCGACGCTCTCGCCTCCCCGCTGCCTGAAGCTGACGGCCGCGGAGAAGGCGGTGTTCCGGGAGGTCGTCGAGCTGCTCGACTCGGTCCCGGGCCTGCTCGCCGACGTCGACGCGTTCGTTCTCGGCCTGCTCTGCGAGAAGGTCGCCGAGCGCAACGAGTTGCGGAAGATCCTCAAGAAGGAGGGCCGGACCTGCGAGAGCAAGAACGGCGCGCCCTACCAGCATCCGGCGGTAGGGCAACTGAACGGGGCGGAGAAGATGATCCTCGACATCGCCCGCGACTACGGGATGAACCCGGTCGCGCGGGACCGCCTGGACGTCGCGGCCAAGACCTCGACGGTCGAGACGGGGAACCGATTCGAGCAGTACCTCGCGGCGGCGATGAATTGCTAGCGATATTGGGCCGATTGGCAATCCGTCGAGGAGTTCGCCGCGGCGTACTCGACGACGCCCTGACGTGCTGGGTCTTTGGCAACTTAGTCGGCGCCCGTCGGGTCAGTGCGTACGCGGCCGCCGGCGGGTTACATCGATCGGGGGTTGTGGCGGGAGCGATTCCGGCCGTGGGGCCATTGCGCAGCGGTGCAGGTGACCTCTGCGGATAGGGTCGGAACCAAAGCAGCTGTGGATGGTCCAGCTTTGGAAAGGCCGACTCCTGCCGAGATGACGGGCGCCAACGCTAGTCGAGTGCCGCTTTCGGCGTTACGGGGTATCGCATTTCTCGGTCGGGAACGAGTATACTCAGCACTTTTTCGGAGGCACGGGCGATGGGCGACTTCGGATTGCAGCAGTTACGCGAAGCCGTCGCCGGTCGGGCCGCGGCATTCCGGACGAAGGTCGAGCTGCAGCCGGCCGGAGGGCCGGGAACCAAGGTTTTTCCGCCTACCTATGCGGGCGCCGTCTACGCGGTCGAGAAGAGACGGCTTCCCGACAAAGTTGAGCCGATCACCTGCGTCTTGCTTGACAGCGTTCAGAGCCAAGCAAACCGGATGGAGGAGGCCCTCCAGACGGCTGTAGATGAGGGGCGAATCCGCCTGCCGGTGATCGAGGTCGATTTCTCCGATCGGTTCTCCAGGGATGGCGACCCCACCGACGAGCAGCCGCTTCTCGACCCGATCGGGAAGGTGACCTCGCTTCAGGTGCCGCACCGGATCGCCGACGCGATCTTGCGTGACAGCGTGGTCACCGAAGAAGACAAGCAGTTCCGCCACAAGGACCTCAAGAAAGAGTCGTCTTACGGTCAGCGGCTGCGGCGTGTCTCCGCCCAAGACGCGACCGTGCTGTTCGAGCTCTGCCCGACGGCATTACTCTTCGGCATGTGGGACTCGACTGGACCGAAAGGGGGCCTTGGGGCCAAGTTCGAGCGGGCGATGGTCAGCGAGATCGTCGGCCTCAACGCCGTGTTCGGAGTGAAGACGAGCAGCCGTCTCGATCCATTGTCGATTAAGGCTGGGGCAACGATCTACCACCGAAATGCGGACGGTGGATTGGACTGGACGTCCGACACTGACGACCCGGCGGTAGTGAAAGACAAAAAGGGTAATCCTGTTCCGTACAATCGAAGCGGCAACAGCGAAGGCACTCCAGGCAATCCATCAAAAGCGAATCACAGTAACGTCACGCCATCTTTCGGAAAGTTTACGAAGGGTGCCGAAGGTTTGAACCCACTCACGGATACCGACGCACGGCAAGGGCAGATTGCTCCGGGTGGCGTCACGATTGACTGCGCAGAGCAATCTATCGTCCTCTCACTCCCCGCATTGCGCCGCCTGAAGTTTCCGGTGAATGGCGACTGCATGCCGGAACGCGACGCGGCAGCGCGGACCGTGCTTGCGGCGCTCGGACTCTGTGCGGCGGCGCTGGCCGACGAGTCGGGGCTCGACCTACGGAGCCGCTGCCTGCTATGGCCAACGCAAGAGTCCCTCTCGTGGGAACTGCTCCAACGAGGCAAGGCCGAGGCGGTTTCGCTCACGGCGGACGAGGCGGTCGAGTTGTTCAACCAGTCGGTTGAAGCCGCCAAGAACGAGGGCCTCCCGTGGCGTGACGATCCCTTGGTACTTCAGCCGTCGGAGCAATTGGTGCAGTTGGTCGCCAATAGCCAACGGCTCACGGTGGACGAAGGCAGCGAGGCCGAGTGATGGCGGGCCTGACGATCGCCTGGGAGTATCTGACTGGCTACGCCGTCTCGACCGACCCAGTGGACCGCAACCGACCGGAGTGGCCACCCCACCCGGCACGGGTCTTCATGGCGCTTGCCGCCGCCTGGTTCGAGACCGGTGAGCCCGAGGACGAGGGCGCGGCGCTACGCGAGCTGGAGCGGCTCGGCCCGCCGGAGTTGATCCTGCCGGCGCGGAGCAATGTCTTCGAGAGGTCGAGCGTCACCCTCTACGTACCGGTCAATGATAAGAATGAGGCGTCCGCGGCGAAGCTGCAGTCGGCGCCGGCTGTCACTCGCAACAAGCAGGCTCGAACACTGCCCCGCAACTGGATTGGCCATTTCCCCTGCCGCGCTAAGTGGCCGGTCGCCAACGCAATCGGACCGCATGTTGAAGCCCTCGATCGGCTGTGTGCGAAGGTGACTCGCCTTGGGCACTCATCGTCTCTGGTCCGGATGTGGATTGAGCCAAGTGACGCCCTAGGTCTGGATGAACAATCTGACCACTACGCCCCGACGACCAATCGCGGCGCGGCCCTCGGCCATCTCCGCGTTGCTTCAGCGGGGCTTCTGGACAGCTTGCCCGCGCAAACCCGCGTGCGTGAGATCGAACGCTTCGCGGAACTTGACCTGGCCATCCGAAGCGGCGGAGGCAAGGAGCAGAAATCCGCCAAAGCAGAGTTCGAGGCGGCTTTCGGCGAGCCCTGGCGGTCGGCGACGAAACCGCCACCGTTTGGGCGCCCGAACGTCCGCACCGAGTCGGCCTATACACTGCAGCGGCAGCCGCCGGCCGATGCCGAACATTCCGGCTTCGATCACCACCTCGCCATCCTGCGGGTCACCTCCGGCATGCTCCCCGCCGCCGCCACGCTACGCGTCACGTCTTTGCTCCGCAAGACCGTGATCAAGAGGGTCGAGGAGAAACACAGGAAGCTGGCTTGGATCAACGGCCACGACCCTAATGGCGGCAAACAGACCGGCGACGACGGCCACGTCGCCTACGCACCGCTGGTGAACGTCGGCCACGAGCACTCCGACGGCGCGCTGCTCGGCATAGCCATTGTCTTCCCAAATGCCTGGAAGAACCTGGAGGAACGTGACGAGGTGTTCAGCCCTCTGCTGGGCAGCGACGCGGGCATCGTCTTGAAGGTCAAGCAGGGACCGCGCGTCGCGACTCTCCAGCCGATCGACTTCAACGAAACGCGTTGGACGCTAGCTCCCGAAGCGTGGACGTCGTCGCCCCGTGGCGCCCGGGTCTGGGCGTCGGCGACGCCGGTCGTGCTCGACCGTTTCCCGAAGGCAGAGCGATCGAAAGACCGCGTCGGCTGGACCAACGAAGTCGCTGCACTGATCATCTCCGCCTGTGAGCGTATCGAGTTGCCCCCCCCGCTGAGCGTCGAGATCGACACCACGAGTTGGCTGAGTGGCGCCCCCCGGGCGTACTCCAAGCGGCGATCGCTCCGCGGGCAGCCTGGCGTCGATCGCGACGCTCCACTCGGCGACGGCTATCCCTTCTTCCCAGCAAAGACCGGGTCGGCTTCGCGTCCCCAGGTCCACGCCCGGGTCGAGTTCGCCGAGCCCGTTGTCGGCCCGGTGCTGCTCGGCGCCGGTCGATTCCTTGGGTACGGCCTTTTCAAGCCGCTCGCGGGGGGAGGCTAATGGGCGCCGGTACGTTTGGAGAGTTCTTCAAGGCGTTGCACGACGGCTGCGAGCCCTACGACTGGCAGACCCGGCTTGCCGAGTCGACGGTGGCAGGCGAATGGCCCGACTACATCGACCTGCCCACCGGCGCTGGCAAGACGGCCTGCCTGGACATCGCCGTCTACGCCCTGGCGCGGCAGGCCGAACTGCCGTCCGCCGAACGCAGGGCGCCCCGCCGGCTGTTCTTCTGCGTCAACCGCCGCGTCATCGTCGACGAGGCGTACCGTCGGTCGCTCGACATCGCCAAGAAGCTCGCCGACGCCGAGGGGAACCCCGGACCGCTCGGCCAGGTCGCCGCAGCTCTACGACGGATTGCCGGTGAGGGAAGCAACCCGACGGCGCCCGCGCTCGACGTGCTTCAACTCCGCGGCGGCGCCTACCGCGACAACCGGTGGGCCCGGTCGGTCACACAGCCCACGATTGTCACCACGACGGTCGATCAGCTCGGCTCGCGGCTGCTGTTCCGCGGGTACGGCGTCTCGAACTCGGCGGCCCCGATCCAGGCAGCCCTCATCGCCTATGACAGCCTCGTGCTGCTCGACGAGGCCCACATCAGCCGCCCGTTCTCGCAGACACTCAAGGGGGTCGGGGGCTATCTCTCCAAAGAGTGGAACGAGCAGCCGATCGATGTCGCGCCAATGCGAGTCGTCCCGATGACCGCGACGCCGCCCGCGGATGGCGCCGAGGGCTTCGCGCTGACGCTCGAAGATCGAGGGAACAAGGGGCTCGCCCGACGCCTGGAGGCTCTCAAACCGGCGGAACTCGTTGCGACGAAGAACGCCAAAGACACCGTCGGGAAAGCGATCGAGAGGGCCAAAAAGTTGGCCGAAGGCGATACGCCCACCGCCGTCGCCGTGATGGTCAACCGAGTCGCCACCGCCCGAGCGATCCACGCGGAGTTACGAAAGAAGCTCGGCGAAGCGTTCCCGCTTGAGCTGGTCATCGGCTCGATGCGGCCGATCGACCGAGACGCCCAGACTGAACGCATCAATGGCTTCCTAGACCGTAGAGAAGGCGGTCACACGCCGCATGCGTCGATCGTCGTTTCGACGCAGTGTCTTGAAGTCGGCGCCGACTACGACTTCGACGTCCTGGTGACCGAGTGCGCGTCGCTCGACGCGCTGCGGCAACGGTTCGGCCGTCTCAATCGCGGCGGCCGGTTGATCGAGGCTCGCGCGACGATCCTGTCCGGTGGCGCCAAGAAGGACGACCCCATCTACGGCGACGCTCAGAAGGCGACCTGGGATTGGCTCCACGAGCGAAAGAACGACGACGGAGTCGTCGACTTCGGGATCGACGCGTTCAACAACCTTCTGCGTAGCGAGGGCGAGGCGGCCGTGATCCCGCCGGAGCTGCTCGCTCCGTCCGCGCACGCTGACGCGCCGGTGATGCTGCCGGTCTACGTCGATTTCTGGCGGCAGACTTCGCCCCGGCCGACGCCCGACCCGGACGTGGGCCTCTTCCTGCATGGGCCGGAGCGAACCGCGACCGACGTCCGCGTCTGCTGGCGGGCTGACCTTGATGAAGGCGCCCAGGAAGAGTGGGCAGACATTGTGTCCCTCGTGCCCCCGACGTCGCCCGAGTGCCTGAGCGTGCCGATCGGCAGGCTGAAGCGTTGGCTCGCGGGCGAGCGTCTGGAGGACGACAAACCCGATAGAGCCATCGAAACCGACCTACTCGGCGTCACCGCGACGGACGACGCGCCCATCGCGTCGTCATCGGTCCAGCGGGCCGCGGTGCTGTGGCGGGGGCGTGAGGGGAGTGAGGCGCTGCAGTCGCTCAAGGACCTGCGGCCGGGCGACACGCTAGTTCTGCCCGCCGCGGCGGGCGGCTGGGACGTGCTGGGCCACGTCCCCGACGCCACGGAGCAGACGATCGACGTGGCAGAACAAGCCTACTCGCTCGCCAACCACCGGGCCCTCTTGCGGCTCCACCCTAGCACACGACCGCTATGGGGAGCCCCAGAGCCCGACGGTGACGTGGAACCGGCCGCGGAGGCGATCCGAGCGTTGATGGATTATGCGACCGCCGACCCCGAAGAGCACGCAACCTCCGACCAGGGCTTGCTCGAGTTGCTTGCCGCCGCGGCCGACACGATCGGCGACGAGGACTGGAAAGAGCGCTTCTGTCGTTTGGCTGATCAGGATTCGCAGAAATTGTGGATCGATCGTTACCCGCCCAAGGGGGGCAAGCCGCAAGGCCTGGTGCTACGCACAAAGAACCGGCTCGGCGAGCAGAACGCTCTCCCCGCTCTGGACGACGGTGAAGACGACCCGTCCCGCAGCCGCGACCCCGTCTCGCTCGAAGATCATGTCCGACACGTCGTCAAGTTCTTGAAGCAGACGCTCGGCACGCTGCCGCTAGGCGACGTCGCCGATGCCTTGGAGCGAGCCGCCGAACTGCACGACGACGGCAAGGCGGACCCCCGGTTCCAGGCCTACCTGCAAGGCAAGCCGCGGACCGCTCGCGACCTTAACAGCCCGTTCGCCAAGTCGGGGGGCGTCCGCCGCGCACGATGGGAGGACCGGGTCGCGCGTGAGCGGGCGGGGCTCCCCGAGGGGTTCCGCCACGAGTTGCTCTCGCTCCAACTCGCCGAGCGTCGCGACGACCTGCCCGACGACCCGCACTTGCGCGACCTTGTGCTGCACCTCGTCGCCTCGCACCACGGCCACGCGGCGCCGTTCGTCCCGGTGGTCGTTGATCCCGAGCTTCCGGGGCTCCGGATCGGCGGAACCGAGCTCTCGGCGGCCGATCGCGCCGGGGCGGTCCCCCCGCACCGGCTCGACTCGGGAGTTGTCGACCGTTTCTGGCGGCTGGTGCGGCGGCACGGCTGGTGGGGCCTGTCGTACCTCGAGGCGACGCTCCGACTGGCCGATCAGCAAGCCAGCGCCGCGGAGGACCGATCGTGAGCGACATCGAGCAAGAAGGCCTGGCGCTGCCCGGCCTCGACGGCACGAACCCGCTGGGATTCCTGGCGGCGTTGGGGCTCGTGTCAACCGTGGCGATGGCTCGTGGCATGCAGTCGGTGGGGGTTCGCTGGCAGGCCAGTGTTGATCGCTGTTTCCCGGCCGTGACCGGCTTCAATAGTGTCGATGAAGTCGTGTCCGCTCTAACGGATGCGCTACGGCTCGGCTCCCCGCCGTCGAGTAACGAGTTTTACCTGCACCTAGGAAAGAACCTGTCGATTGATCCGAACGTGTTTCGCGAGGCCGAAACGCGAGCCATTTCCGAGTCGACGTGGGATCAGCGGTCGGCCGCGGATGCGATCGCGTCTTTCGGGTGCAGCGCCGTCGTCCACGAGAAGCTACCGCGCATCCAACCGACCGAACTGCACTTCATTTTCGGGTCCGGCCACCAGCATTACCTCGAAACGGCTAACAAGCTGCTTGCTAACTGCACCCCCGAACACCTGAAAGAAGCCATTGAAGGCCCTTGGCGCTACCGTGACGAGAAGCTGTCTTTTCGATGGGACCCAGAAGACGCTCGCGAGTACGCGTATCGCTGGGCCGACCCGGGCGGAGAGACTACTCGGACCGTTTGGGGCGCCAACGTCCTGGCCTTCTTCGGCGTGACTCAGATGCTGGCGAGCGTACCCTCGTCCGCCACACAGCTGCGGACAATGGGCTTCACGCGCGCAGATCGCAAGACCTTCTTAGTTTGGCCTTTGTGGAACAGGTTCCTGGGCATCTCAACCATGCAATCGCTTCTCCGCAGCTCCGTCGATGACCTTCGAGAGCACTCGGAGGAACGAGGTCTCACACGTGTGTTGCGGGCGGAGAAGAAGAAGATGGGCGACGGGGCAAACTACAAATGGGCCTTCGGCCAATCAGAGCCGATCTTGTAGCACGCTCCAAGGAGTCCGCCGTTGCACTCGGCAGATCCTTGTCGGCAAGACGCCTAACTTCACGCCGGCAGAACGCGTGGCGTAGGTGTTTCCTGCTCATTGAGTCGCCCCCAACTCCCAATTACCCTGTAGTAAGCCGACTTTTCCCGGCACGGAGGACTCCCCCGTTCCACTCTTCACGACAGGTGCGTCGTGGCCGCAGAAACCGAATCCGCCGTGCCGTCGAGTGATCCGCCGGTCGGCGCCGGCGACGCCCAGCCGGACCTCTTGCCGGTCCGCATGCTCAACGAGTTCGCCTACTGCCCGCGGCTCGGCACGCTAATGTGGGCCGATGGCGAATGGGCCCCCTCGCTCGACACCCGCCAGGGGCTCTTCACCCACCGCCGCGTCGACAAGGGGGACCGCAGGGCGGTCCCCGAGAGCGACGCCCCGCCCGAAGAGCCGCTGCACGCCCGTTCGGTATCCCTCTCGGCGCCGGGCGAGGGGCTCACTGCGAAGCTCGACCTCTTGGAGCTCGACGGACCGGTCGCTACGCCGGTCGATTACAAGAAGGGCAAGGCGCCAGACCTGCCCGAGGGGGCCTACGAGCCGGAGCGGGTCCAGCTCTGCGCTCAGGGGCTGATCCTCCGCGAGAATGGCTACCGCTGCGACGAGGGCGTCCTCTACTTTGCCGGCTCGCGGCGCCGCGTCTCGATCCCCTTCGACGACGCCCTAGTCGAGCGCACTCGCGAGCTGGCTGCCGCGTTCCGCCTGGCCGCCGCCAACGACCGGTTGCCCCCGCCGCTGAAGGACAGCCCGAAGTGCCCCCGCTGCTCGCTGGTCGGCATCTGCCTGCCCGACGAAACCAACCTGCTGAGCGCGGAAGCCGCGGATGAGCACACTGGCGGCGCTCTGCACCGAAAGCCACGCAAGCTGCTCCCCGCCCTCTCCGAAGCGCTGCCGCTCTACGTGCAGCAGCAAGGCGCCTTCGTCGGCAAGAGCGGTGACCGGCTGACGGTCAAGCTCGAAGGGAAAAAGCTCACCGACGCCCGGCTCCTGGACGTGTCGCAGATCTGCCTGTTCGGCAACGTGATGCTCTCGGCGCCGGCGATCAGCGAGCTCGCCCGCCGCGGGACGCCGATCTGCCACTTCAGCTACGGCGGCTGGCTGAACGCAATCACAACCGGCCTCGCCCACAAAAACATCGCCCTGCGGATTCGGCAATTTGAGGTCGCTGCCGACCCGGCCGCCTCGCTGGGGATCGCTCGCGGCATCGTCGCCGGCAAGGTCCGCAACCAACGCACGCTTCTCCGGCGTCAGCTCAAGGAGCGAGACAAGGGCGACCGCAACCACCCCGCCCTTACGGCCCTGGACGACTACCGCCAGCGTGCGGAGCATACGACCGAGGCCGGGTCGCTTCTCGGCCTGGAAGGCATGGCCGCCAAGACCTACTTCGCCGAGTTCTTCGGCCTGCTGCCTCCTTGGTCTCGCGGCGACACCAACGGCCGCAACCGCAGGCCGCCGACCGACCCGGCGAACGCCGTGTTGTCGTTCCTCTACAGCCTGCTCACCAAGGAGTTGCACGTCGCGGTGCAGTCTGTCGGCTTCGACCCGATGCTCGGCGTGTTCCACCGACCGCGTTACGGCCGCCCGTCGCTGGCGCTCGACTTGGCTGAGGAATTCCGGCCGCTCGTGGCGGACTCGGCGACGCTCATGCTCTTCAACAACGGCGAGTTATCCGAAGAGTCGTTCCTGAGCCGAGCCGGCGCCGTCGCCCTGACCGACGCCGGCCGCCGGTCGGTGATCGCCGCATTCGAGCGTCGCCTCGCCCAGGAGGTGACCCACCCAATCTTCGGCTACCGGATCGTGTACCGGCGCGTGCTGGAGGTCCAAGCCCGGCTGCTCGCCCGCGCCGTCACGGGCGAGATCGAACACTACCCCGCGTTCACGACTCGCTGAGGTTGTCGCCATGCGTCATGCCTACCTAATCTGCTACGACATCGCGACGCCCAAACGCCTCCGCATCGTCCACAAGACGCTGAAGGGGTTCGGCGACCCGCTGCAGTTCTCGGTCTTCCGTTGCGAGCTGACGAAGCTCGAATTACATGACCTCCGAGAACGGCTGGCGGGCGTGTTGCACGACGACGAGGACCGGGTGATGATCGCCAACCTCGGCCCGATCAATGGCCGCGGCGACGAATCGATCGAGTTCTGGGGGGCGCCGCTCTCGCTCGCCCCGGATCGAGGCCCTACAATCGTGTAACGACGCACCGCGAGTGCTCGGGTGATGCGAAAACTCCGGGGACCTCTCGCGGACGCAACCCACTGGGAGGCAAGGTCTTTGGCAACCTGCACAGCGAGTTCGATCGTAGCCGAGCTCGGCGACTCGGCAGCTCTCGCAGAGCGTGTCGCGACCCTTTGCCCGCAACCGACTTGGGAAGCGGGCGGTTTCCGGGGCTAATCAGCCCCGGCCTCATTGAAGCTCGAGGTCGCCCGCGGCGGGGGTCAGCGCGATGCCCGGGTGTTTCCGGGGCTAATCAGCCCCGGCCTCATTGAAGCTACTGGAAGTCGCCGAACCACGTCTCTTCGCTGCCCGTTTCCGGGGCTAATCAGCCCCGGCCTCATTGAAGCGACCCACGCGGCGACCTTCTTGCGTCGCTCGCTGTCGTTTCCGGGGCTAATCAGCCCCGGCCTCATTGAAGCTCTACCGCCGCCAGCCCGACCTGTGGGCCGACTGCAAGTTTCCGGGGCTAATCAGCCCCGGCCTCATTGAAGCTCTTGCACGGCCACGGCGTCGGAGTCGGTCGCAAGGGCGTTTCCGGGGCTAATCAGCCCCGGCCTCATTGAAGCTCCAGTTCGCGAACGGCCGCGTCATCCTGCCGGCCGGTTTCCGGGGCTAATCAGCCCCGGCCTCATTGAAGCCACGCGATTAGCTGGCGAGTGACAGGGCCGCCGCGAACGTTTCCGGGGCTAATCAGCCCCGGCCTCATTGAAGCAATCGCGGCATGAAACACAAGATCGCGGGCGGCAAAGTTTCCGGGGCTAATCAGCCCCGGCCTCATTGAAGCCGGTCTGACATGGGTTTGATCCTGCTTCGCTTAAGCTCGTTTCCGGGGCTAATCAGCCCCGGCCTCATTGAAGCTGTTCACCGTCGCCCCCGGGGACGATCAGCGTTCCCGTTTCCGGGGCTAATCAGCCCCGGCCTCATTGAAGCTACAGGTGCATCGACGGGATCGTGGAGACGCCCCACGTTTCCGGGGCTAATCAGCCCCGGCCTCATTGAAGCGCTGCCAGTGCGCAAGTTTTAGGCAGTGGCCAAGCAACGTTTCCGGGGCTAATCAGCCCCGGCCTCATTGAAGCCGTGGGAGTCGATCAAGCTCGGCCGCCGCATCGAGATCGTTTCCGGGGCTAATCAGCCCCGGCCTCATTGAAGCGCGATCATGGCCGCCCAGTCCACAGACTCGCCGATCGTTTCCGGGGCTAATCAGCCCCGGCCTCATTGAAGCGCTGGGGCATTGTTTGCGTTCGCCATGTTCTGCGGGGTTCCGGGGCTGATCAGACCTTGAGCTTCCTCATCGGTCACCTCAACCTTGGCGCATCTGCGGCGGCGTCAAATGAGCGAAGTTGCATCGACCGAACGGCCGTAGCATCGACGGAAAGTCGCTGAGGTGAGAGGCACCGATGCGAACACACAATGAGTCTCAGCTCCGTTTGTCACTGCCGAAGGCCGTATCCTTGGAGGCATCCGTCGACGGACTTAGAATCTGTCCCCTCCATACTTCGGTGACCCCGCAGAAGGCAGTAGCGAAATTCGATCCGATGGAGGCTAGTCTAAGCAGCCGCCCCTGACACCGCTCTCGTGCCAGGCCAATAGCGGGTCGACCCTGTCCGCGACGCCGGCCTAATCAACAGCGGGCAGCACATGGCCGCGATCAAGGCGCTTCAGGACGGCCTCGGGCCCGAGACGACGTCCGGCTGGCTGTCGGGCGCCCTTCGCGAGGGATCGCGTGAGGAACGCTCTCTGGACCTCAGACGCAACCGAGAGACCAAGGAGGACGAGATCGCCAGAACACCGGCGAGATGAAGGACCTCGTTGAGGGCATTCTCGAAAACCTCGAGACGGACGCGTTCGTCGATAGCGCGGCCGGGGAGGTCAA
This window contains:
- the cas4g/cas1g gene encoding CRISPR-associated endonuclease Cas4g/Cas1g; this translates as MAAETESAVPSSDPPVGAGDAQPDLLPVRMLNEFAYCPRLGTLMWADGEWAPSLDTRQGLFTHRRVDKGDRRAVPESDAPPEEPLHARSVSLSAPGEGLTAKLDLLELDGPVATPVDYKKGKAPDLPEGAYEPERVQLCAQGLILRENGYRCDEGVLYFAGSRRRVSIPFDDALVERTRELAAAFRLAAANDRLPPPLKDSPKCPRCSLVGICLPDETNLLSAEAADEHTGGALHRKPRKLLPALSEALPLYVQQQGAFVGKSGDRLTVKLEGKKLTDARLLDVSQICLFGNVMLSAPAISELARRGTPICHFSYGGWLNAITTGLAHKNIALRIRQFEVAADPAASLGIARGIVAGKVRNQRTLLRRQLKERDKGDRNHPALTALDDYRQRAEHTTEAGSLLGLEGMAAKTYFAEFFGLLPPWSRGDTNGRNRRPPTDPANAVLSFLYSLLTKELHVAVQSVGFDPMLGVFHRPRYGRPSLALDLAEEFRPLVADSATLMLFNNGELSEESFLSRAGAVALTDAGRRSVIAAFERRLAQEVTHPIFGYRIVYRRVLEVQARLLARAVTGEIEHYPAFTTR
- the cas2 gene encoding CRISPR-associated endonuclease Cas2; translation: MRHAYLICYDIATPKRLRIVHKTLKGFGDPLQFSVFRCELTKLELHDLRERLAGVLHDDEDRVMIANLGPINGRGDESIEFWGAPLSLAPDRGPTIV